The following DNA comes from Magnolia sinica isolate HGM2019 chromosome 18, MsV1, whole genome shotgun sequence.
TATCTCATACCAGCATAAACCAACTGATTGGTTGATTGTTCTGATTATAGGCCATTATATGTCCCGGCTGCCCTGCGATTCACCGCTTTGATATCTGATTGTTGCATCCTCAGATGCAGACATAAAGGAGAGGCATCTCTTCACAAACTTCACTTGCTCAAAGTGTAGTTTTCCAAAAGAGGTTCCCAATGCTTACGAACCATCTCTAATTTTGGAAAGTTCAGTACAATTTATCTATACAGTGTAACGCTATATATCTTAGTGTAAATCATTTCTGGCCAGCCATGCTGTAAAATATTAATTAGAGTCTACGTTAATTTATATTGTTGTTGTCCAACTACAATGTACATAGGAGTAGTTTAAATATCCACAACTTACAGTCATCGGATATTTGATTAACCAAGTATTTACAATTGGAAGATCATAACTCGGGGCACTTTTTGCTGACCATACGTCTCAattgtttgtcaatatatgtgattgcatgtatttatcttttatatatttttcttcttaGTTTTGCTTCTTTATTGATTATGCTAAGCTTCAAATATGAATCAATAAAATCAGTAGCATTAGCCTTTAGTTTTAATCTTTCCGATTCATTATTATTTTATTGAGAAACAAATGGCTTATAATTACcattgaaagaaaagtccttaatGCAAGATAAAAAGTTCTCATTCACAAAAATAAACACCGCCTCTTCTAAATCACCTGATTGTTGTGACAAAAGGTGGTTGAGAAGTCAACCGATCTTTATAAGATCCGGTCTTAATCAGTCCAACTCAGTGCCTAGGGTGAAAAAGTGTTCAATCGATCTCGAGTTGAGTGCGACTCTGGCATGCCTGCACTATTTTAATAACACGCGTTTGACTAAATATGAGCCTTTATTAACATGTGTGACCTTGTGTTTAATTAAATAGCCAACAAGCATATGCCATATTTACAAATTTACCAGTGATTATGTACTCTATCTGCGTGTCAAAGTTTTTCTTATTGTAAAGGGAAAGAAAACCTAGTCCAACAACTCCCCATAATTTTGTCAAAAACCCTTCACATACCTTTTAATTAGACGTGGTCCAATTTGGGAGATGCCTAAAAATGCCTGTATTAGTGGCAACAATCTTCTCATTGCAGGCCCTGCCCTTGGATTCATCTTTCGCCCATGACGATTAACCTGATATAGGCCTTGAGGTTTTgtacacccttttttttttttttttgtgggagtACTTTTCGTCCACATGCTTTCAAGAAAAAActcatggatgatacacaaggaCTTTGaaattccttttaaaaaaatgaatgtgCCAGGTACGTCAGTCAAATTGAACTCTCCAAAACATGGGTCTAAACTGatgatgaaccaaaaattacacttatttgattagcTGACTATCAGATTGATGGTCATTTATTGGACAGCTAAAaatggaaaatatccaatggtcctatttcatcAAGTTTCCcaggaatcagaggttaggattgttcaaataGTCTGATTTTGTGATTGTGACTCAGCGACAGTGAGCTCCACaaattaattggtttaatttgatttcatgtatgccacgtgtaagaTTTATGACTGCCTGTGTACCAAGCTTCATAACCTGTATGAGTATCATACATCTCCCCTGGTTTCTTAGGTATTATCGGCTTTATATTCCATGAGGGGAATGATCATGTACATTGCAATTGTATGGTAATGGAGCTGTGGGGTCCACCCATGATATACATGTGGAATCCGAATCGTTCACCAGGTGATCCTCTTCATGTTGACCATACAccgaaaaaaaaatcaaaaaatcctgaaccaaaactcatgtggaaATATCACTGGGAGGAATATACAGTCACGCCTAAAACCTATATGGtaacgtggtgtggcccacataatcttTGGAATGGCATGGGTTAGTGTTTGTCCCTTCATTCTGGTGGGGCCAGCTGATTAGTGGGTCGAATGGCATAAACacaacacagtggaccccacattccatctagAAGTTTCTATAGTGGACATCTCCATTGTCCCCCATTGTTCCTTTGGTGTGCCCCAACTGAATTATGGGTTAGAATGGATTTTGGtatataggcctaatacataGGGTTGGATGGCACTCAGGTCACTGCAGCCCCACACAGCTCCAACAGATGGTACTTTACATTGGAACGTATGTGTTTATACCGATATACTCGTACAgctgaaattttcttttcttttcttcttcacctattttaatttcaatcgtcctcgtcatctaagccttaattggggtcagctacctCTTATTTCAATAGTTCATTCAACATCCACCAATCACGATATCAGATCAGTGTACCTTTTGTTTTAGAACCCAACTAAAGTAGGGCCCACATTTTATATGATTTGATTTGAATTATAATTCCCAACTGCATGCATGAGAATCACTCCATTCCAGCTAGATACggaaattttcctaaaaatattAAGGCTCTCTGTGCTGTTGACAATCCTAAAAATATATTGAACTGTATAAACTCAGAGACGTGCATTTTAAATCTGCTCTTGTTTGCCGCAACCCAAAACAACGACAACGACGacaaagatgatgatgaagaaaaaaTCTCAGAGCTTGGGGGCTCTAATAGTACTACCGTTCTTGCCATCAACATCAGATAATTTGATGCAGTGAGATAGAGCAGAtgtgagctttttcaagtcatcCAAAGTATGAGCAGCACTTAAAGTAACCCTTAACCTGATggaaaagaattaaaaaataaaaataataaatcagtAACCTTAAACAAGTAACAAATGAGGATGGTTTCTCGTGTTTGTCATTACTAATTTTTCACAACTCATCCACATCACCATGTGGCATGAATTTAAGTCAATCCAGAATGTCCAaatcgtgggccccattgtggaaaGGGCATTGCCTGAAAATCACACTGCATTTTCAGTTCAGGCCTTCAGGGTCCGTGTGACAGGAGGCAAGTGAATATCCAGCTTGGACgatctaaccatctgatttttctcaCTTAATTTGGATTCCCTGCGTTTTGCTTTTGTAACTTTCCATTAGATGGGTTGGGCTAAGGTCATCCTCGGTTGGATTTTCTGGCTATGTTCAATCCATAATGGGGCCCATCATCTGTATTTTTGTACTTATAAGCCATACAAATAGTGGATGAATAGCCACAATTCATCAAGGCCCCCTTAGCACAtatccaaaaggaaaaaaaaaaactgcagtgaatctattgaattgaattgcaatcattAGTCATCAGTCTAATGAAGTGTACTCCATTAAACTGTGCCCACAATTCAACTCACTTGTATCCAAACACCGCGTAAGTTACATAGATTAGGATACAAACAGTATAAAGACTATTTGGATATCTATTCAACTATTcggcaaaagaaaacaacaacgaAGAGTAATAGATTAGGATACAAACAATATAAAAAGACAATTCAGATATCTATACTCAACCATTcagcaaaagaaaacaacaacagagacttaagtaaaaaaaaagaaagaaaaagattaacTACCTGCATGAATTGGGAGGCACCGTGGGAGGTCTTATTGCAGTCACGTGAAAACCAGATTTCAACAAATGCCTGGTTCAGGCCGACAAGGTGAGTTAGTGGCCGTAGTTAGTGACAAGCTTTCATAACAGAGATGAATAAAGGTGAGTATCTGATGAGGAAAATAAGGAAAACCTGCTGGCAAGGAGTGCTGTTTCTTCATTACCAATGATAAGAGAAATGATGGGACTAGTAATGTGAATTTGGGTTAAATCGGAGAAATCAAGCACCCGATTCCAAATTGCCTGTCTACGCCACTCTTCCTTTTTTGCCACCATAAGTGCCGCTACAAAGTCATGTACCCGTGATGTTATTATCTTGTATAATGACACATATAAATGCAAAGGGAGTATCATCACACATCCTACCATGTGCAGCTGCGGCAATAGGTACTGGAAGAGACGTTGAAAATATGAAAGATCGACCCCTTGATTGTAAGAGCAGTTTCCACTTTTTGCTGTTCAAATGAATTTCCGAACAAAGATGTAGCAACTTGCATTGATAGAGTCCATACATGAATATAGTTGAAAGTTCAAACATTATACATCCAGACATCCAAAAATAGATCTAATAGGTTTCCACAGTAAAATCCTTCAGGATGCATTACTAGCTAAGCTGCTTTCTTTTCAGATATTACAATTCCTTTGTaatgtgcatttggatgcatattAAAATGAACTCAAATAATTAGTTGAATAAAGTGATAACCAAATTGCAAGTAACTTTCTTAGTATTCTTATTGAGGAATTGAGCTACAAATTGCTACCACATTATTTTAAATCTGACTTCAATGAAACACAACTGCAATTTGAGGctgcttcctcattatgaatactaaaaagcatataaataaataaataaaaaatcaaaaaacaaaACATAATTCGGATAtcaaaaacatttttaaaaaaatcactccATCTGGCAATCATATTTTCTGTGGAAACACAGATTGGATTACCTGCATGCAATGAAACCACCATGGCAACCTGCAGCCTTGCTCAAAGTTCCGATGCATATATCCACATCATTCTCGCAATCAAACTGCTCTGCCACTCCACCACCATGCTtgccacaaacaagtgtcccatGGGCCTGAAGAAACAACAGGTAAATGCCAGTGCATCAGATCAATCACTGTTTTGTATGGTACAATCATGCAGCTCTAATTGGAATTGGAAGCCACACTTACATCATCAATGACCAATAAAAATCCATGCTTCTTCCGAAGCTCCACAAGTTCAATCACAGGTGCAAAATCTCCATCCATACTAAACAAGCTGCACAATAAGAAAAACGACAGTAGCttatgtaacaaaaatacaatataCCCCCTCAAAGATGTATTTTATGAGCTAGGAACTACCATAGAAATTGAGAAAAATGATTTGACTTGGTATCCTTCCATAGAATGGCATATTAGGAAGAC
Coding sequences within:
- the LOC131233178 gene encoding 8-amino-7-oxononanoate synthase-like isoform X2, whose product is MACPPQSKMLLLFSGNDYLGLSSHPTVRKAAAKAAQEHGMGPRGSALICGYTNYHRLLESSLADLKKKEDCLLCPTGFAANMALMVTLGSVSSLLAAGRKPLNDEKVAIFSDALNHASIIDGIRLAERQQEAEVFVYRHCDMVHLNALLSTCTMKKKVVVTDGLFSMDGDFAPVIELVELRKKHGFLLVIDDAHGTLVCGKHGGGVAEQFDCENDVDICIGTLSKAAGCHGGFIACSKKWKLLLQSRGRSFIFSTSLPVPIAAAAHAALMVAKKEEWRRQAIWNRVLDFSDLTQIHITSPIISLIIGNEETALLASRHLLKSGFHVTAIRPPTVPPNSCRLRVTLSAAHTLDDLKKLTSALSHCIKLSDVDGKNGSTIRAPKL